The genomic interval TCTCGAGCTTCCGCGGGTTCCCCGTGATCGAGGACTCCTTCGCGGGCTGGTTCCGCGACCTCGTGGACGAGGTCGGACTCGTCACGACCTCGCTCGCCGTGAACGCGGATATCGGCATCCACCGCGATCGTCTGCTCACGCAGGACGAGCTGATCGACTACATGACGCTGCAGATCAAGGCGGCAGCCAAGCTCGGCTTCCCGATCGCGCGCGTGCAGATCTCGATCGAGCCCGACTCGATGGAGGCACTCGCGCCGATCGCCGAGGAGCATGGCGTCACGCTCGCGCTCGAGGTGCACGCCGACCAGTATGCGTCCCACCCGCGGATCCTCGCCCTCCGCGACCGCTACGAGAAGGTCGGCTCGCCGTTCCTGGGCTTCACGATGGACTGGGGTGCAACCGTCAGCGGCTTCGCCCCGTCGCTGATCGAGGCCTATCGCCGACGCGGCGCGTCCGAAGAACTGCTCACCAAGGTCGTCGACCTCTGGAACACCTACTACGAGCAGGGCCCGCCCGCGGATCAGGCCCAGCACGGCCAGCGGTTCGGCTCGTTCATCGGGCTTGCCGCGCAGAACGGCCGCCCCGACCTCGGCATCGACTTCGGCATCAACGGCACCGGCCTGTTCGGCCCCGCTCAGGTGAACGACTGGCTGGAGATCATGCCGTGGATCCGTCACGTGCACGGCAAGTTCTTCGGCATCGACGAGAACGGCGAAGAGCCGTCCGTTCCGGTGCGCGACCTGATCAGGCTGCTGGTCGAGAACGGCTACAACGGCGCGATCTCGAGCGAGTACGAAGGCTGGCACTG from Microbacterium pumilum carries:
- a CDS encoding sugar phosphate isomerase/epimerase family protein — protein: MSTVPELVEGLGTPIQGVTLYSFTRAFHGREYDLEGLIRKVAAEGYGPGLEVIGFSSFRGFPVIEDSFAGWFRDLVDEVGLVTTSLAVNADIGIHRDRLLTQDELIDYMTLQIKAAAKLGFPIARVQISIEPDSMEALAPIAEEHGVTLALEVHADQYASHPRILALRDRYEKVGSPFLGFTMDWGATVSGFAPSLIEAYRRRGASEELLTKVVDLWNTYYEQGPPADQAQHGQRFGSFIGLAAQNGRPDLGIDFGINGTGLFGPAQVNDWLEIMPWIRHVHGKFFGIDENGEEPSVPVRDLIRLLVENGYNGAISSEYEGWHWNYWQSPFEIIAGEQSVQRSAAVDAGSRMTTDAAHARTQLSAWLPTTEGANS